From the bacterium genome, the window GCAATAAGGTGAACCGCACCGCGAAGATGCTCACGTTCGCTTAAGAATCCCGCGCCGGGAGCAAAGAGATTCATTATATGAGATTCCGTGCGAGCACGGCGAGACTCAGTCGTTTCGACGGTCCTAATCTTAGGCACGCGGAGACTTCTCTGCAATTGCCACTCGGACTTCACGTCATCGAACACGACACGGAATTTGGGACTGACCTGAACGGGGTCAAGGGTAAGCGTTGAATCGAGATCAAGAGCACGCTGAAAGTGAGTTCGAGCGTCTTCTTCCCGCTCGAGCATTATCAATGAGTATCCGCCAAGCAATTCAAGTGTGACTCTATCTGACTCAGACAGGTCGAGAGAATTTGCGGAGCGCAGTGCCAACAATTCGACCCGCTCATAATCGCCGGCATGAAACAGCGATTCCGCTTCGGCAACAACATTTGTCTGGGCAGCCAGACTTGACACTAAGACAAATAGAGACAGGACAAGAATCAATTCTTCTCTCCCGGGGTGCGAATGGCGAGCTCGGACGTTTGCAGATTGGCGTGAATTCGAATTGTGTCACCGGCGGCCGCCTGCCAACTCTTTTCAAGTTGAGGCAGCACGGTGTGCGTTATGCGTAATGTATGTGTGCCGGGCAGCACGGTCAAGAGCCGATTCAGCGGCGATGTTCCGATTCTTTCGTTGTCAAGGTAGATATCCCCCCACGGTTCGACGGAAACTTCCACGTGCTGCACATGCTCCGCCAGTTTGATTTGACGGCGGGAATCTGCGGTCAACTCCAGATTAGCTTGAATGGGCGGAAACGCGGGATTGCGAAGAACAAAAACATGCTGGCCGCGTGGCAGTCTCAGAGATTTGCCAAGTGGCGTTGTGCCGAGATCAACTCCATTAAGAGAGACGTGCGCCCACGGAAAAGTGTCCAGAAACAAGTCAACGCTATCGGGAATAATTGACTGGGAGTCCGTTGAAGCTGCACTTTTTACGGATACAGCCGTGTCAGGTTTCCGGGACTCAATTGTTTTCACAGGTTCTTGTTTTCGAGCTGATTCAGTTTCTGATGACTGCAAGTTGACGGTTTTGGAAGTGTCCGGGGTGCTTTCGGAAACAGCAGACGAGTCTCTTGATACAATCGCCGGGACAACGTCTTTCTTCCGGCCACCGTCAGGCCAGAGGATGACGGCAACTACAATTGAGAATATTGCGGCGGTAATTGGAAAAATATAGGTGCGGAGTCGGGAAACGGGCTGCACGTTCGCGCTTGACGGCTCTCCTGCGAGGAGATTCAGGGCATTGGAAGCCGTGGCAGGCCGGTCGCCCGCTTCTTTGGTTAGACAGGTGCGAATCAACAGTTCCAGAGCCTTGTCCGATTCCAGCGAGCTCAACAAGAGCCAATCGGGCTCTTCTTCTCTGACACGGCGCAAGGATTCAAGCAGAGAATCGGCCGCAAACGGGTTGATTCCAGTTGCGGCCTCATACAGAACTACTCCGACGGCAAACAGGTCTGACCGTTCGCTCGGGGACTTGCCTCGGGCCAGTTCCGGAGCAAGGTAAGCGGGAGTGCCGACAACTGCATTATGGTAAGTTAGCTTGGGCGCATCGGAAAGCAATGCCAGACTGAAATCAGTGAGCTTGAAGAGGCCGTCGCGGCGACACAGAATGTTCTCGGGTTTGACATCACGATGCAAGATACCGGCTTCGTGCAGGGCTGCAAGTGCATGCAAGAGCGCAGCGGCCAGCGTGCGGACTTGTGAAGCGTGCAGTGTCTTTTCGCGGGCAAGCCGGGCAGCGAGAGTCTCCCCCTCAACCCATTCCAAGAGCATGAAAGCACCTTCGTGCGGGTCCTCGCCGACTTCATAGATGCGCACGAGATTTTGGTGATCAAGTTTGGCAGCAGCTCGTGCCTCTCGTTCGAATCGCGCGCGCAACTCCTCGTCCTGAGCGAAATGCGGATGAAGAATCTTCAAAAACACATCACGGTCGAGGCTCTTATCCCGCGCGCGATAGGCCGAGGAGATGTCACCGCGCGAAATCAGCTTGCGATCTGTCAACCGTTCGGAGAGGGCTCTCATGAGAGACTTTGCTCCTCCCACTCCTTGAGCTTATAGTGCAGATAACGGCGGGATATCCCAAGAATAACGGCAGCCTTTGAACGATTTCCATTGCACAAATCGAGAACCTGCAAAATGTGATTTTTCTCTGCTGCTTTCCAGCTCAAGTCTTCATTCCCACTCGTCTCTTTTGTGATGCCCTGATGAGAAATGTCGTCCACTTCAATACGGTCGCTGCGAGTGATGACAGCGGCACGGACAATGGTGTTTTCGAGTTCGCGAACATTGCCAGGCCACGAGTAGGATTGCAGACGGCGAAGCGCTTCGGGTGATATTCCTGAAACCTTGTTTCCGACCTTGCGAAGGAAATGATGCACCAGCAATGGAATATCCGAGCGGCGGTCTCGAAGCGGCGGCGAAACGATGGGGAGAATGAACAACCGGTAGTACAAATCCTCGCGAAACCTGCCGGCCTGAATCTCTGTCTGCAGGTTCTTGTTTGTCGCGGTGACGATGCGGACATTGGCCTTACGAATCTCCACATCGCCGACTCTGCGGTATTCGGATTCCTGCAGATAGCGCAAGAGCTTGGCCTGAATGCTGACTGGAATGTCCGCAACTTCGTCGAGAAAGAGTGTGCCTCCTTCGGCCGCTTCCACAAGGCCTTGTTTATCCACAGACGCACCCGTGAAACTGCCTTTCTTATGCCCGAACAGCTCGCTTTCGAATAGCTCGGAAGAGACATTACCGCAATAGAGCGCGAGAAACGGTTTATTGGCGCGGGGACTTGTACGATGTATTTCACGTGCAATGAGTTCCTTGCCCGTTCCGGATTCTCCGGTTATGATGACGGGAAGATCATTGGGAGCGACGCGGGCAATCAGGCTATAGAGCTCACGCATCGGATGACTGTCTCCGATCAGGAGCCGTTTATTGTCATTGGACTTCAGTGCGGCAATTTCACTTCGCGCCCGGTCGTAACGGCGTGCGTTTTCTATTGCGAGAGTTGCGAAGGCGGCAAGGGTAGAGAGCGGCGCGAGGTTTTCTTTGCGAAAGAGGTCTCGATCGGAACGGCTGTCAAGATATAGAGCACCTTCCACGGCATTGCGGCCTGACAACGGGACGATAGCGGCTGATTGAATGTGCTGAAGGATAATTGACGACTTGCCGGAGAAGCGGGGGTCTTCCACGGCACTTTCCGTCAGGATTGGCTTGTTGGAATCGATTGATTCCTTGATGAGAGACTGTGAGACTTCGTCAAGTGTGCGTGATTCGCCGCGGGTCTGATGCACTGCCGCAAGGGACAATGATCCCGAGCTGCTCAAGATAATCATGGCCGTTTCGGCGTGCATGGCTTGGGCAGCGATATCCAGCACTGAATGAAAGACTTCCTCAAGCGGGCGAAGTTCGAGGAGTTTCTGGCCGGCATGCAGCACCTGTTCCGAGGTTAGGAGTCCCGTGCTCATGGCAGGACTCCGTGCTGCACGTTGAATACCGATTCGACAGAAATGGAGGAATTGCCGAAGGGGTCGTAAACTATTAGCGACCAACGATAGAACAGGGAGTCCGGTGAGCTGTCGGGGACAGTATCCCCGAGAGAGTCACTGACTTGAATCGTCCGTACGCTTGATGACAAGGTGTCGGAAATCCAGACCGTGTCCACTTGGGCATTATGCCTGTCCTCAAGCTCGACATATGCCTGGTATCGGAAAGGAAACGACGCGGCGAAATCCGGCCAAGTAAGAATCGGCAATGCACCAACAATTTGGCCGGAAGACGGAGAACCCGTCTGCGGCGTGTCGTGAATCACACGAACGAAGATTTGCGGACCGACGGTTTGCACCGAATCACCATGGACATAGGCGCGGAAATAGAACGGCTCGCCGACGGCAGATTCAAGGTCATCATCGCCGACATTGGTTGAATTGAAGGTAAAAATCCAGCGGCCATTCGGCCAGAAGGTCATGCGCCGAGGAGTCGTGGTTTTGTACTGAACCGTGACCGAGTCCAAGACTACGTTTGAGTCCGGCCAAAGTTCGGTTTTCACGGAATAGAGGTCAATGGTCGTCCGCCCCTTGTGCACGCTACGCACAGTTGCAGAAAAAGTGGGTTCTGGAGGGGTAACGGGCACAGAATCCGGCGTCACAAAGTAAGGAGACTCCGGATCCAGCGGATTGTCGTGAGGTGCTGAACAGGACATGACTATCCATAACAGCAGCCCAAAGATCAATATTTTATGAATTTGACTCACAAATTCTGAAATGATTTTGATTTTCAGCGATAGACGCGATGTGAAGTTCGGTGGCTCTTACTGTTAGACCCGGAATGACGCAAAAGGTTGAAAACGAGGTGCGCAGGTGCGCAGAGGATGCGCATTTGGGGCATAATATAGGTAATAATTACAAAAGATAGGCCGGGCGTTATTTACAGCAAAAAGGGCGACTATTCGTCGCCCTTTTTTTCGTGGTTCAGTTCCTAAAAACGGTACCCAAGAAGCAGAGACAGAAATGAGATATCCCGGCCATCCCCGAATCCCTGCTCAAACTCTGCTGCCGCCAAGAGCGGTTTTGAGAGCCGAGCGTCCAATCCAATCGAAACCCACTGTTGGGAGACGCGTTCAGCGGGTTCACCGATTTCATAGTCATTGGAGCCGAGTTCAAGTTGAGTGGTTAACCAGTGAGCAAGCTCCCGGGACAATGAAACCGCCGGCTGCGTACCTTTGCTGAAATCGCTGTCAAACCAGCGGACGCGGGCAAAAACTGCGAAACTTGACTTCAGGAGGTTGCTGCTGCCAATTCTGAACCAACCGCTGGAAGATGAAGAAAAGTCGCCATCTCCGCCGCGCTGCGCAATTCCGATATCGGCGCTGTAGGAATCGCCGAATCGAGTATCTACCCCAGCGCGTAAACCTTGCTGCAGAGAACTTGCGAAAATGCTGTCGGGAATGCTGCGAGTTTCGGCAGTGTAGTAGTTTGTGCGATTGTCATAGCCGACAGAGACTCCCAGCAAGCGGGAAATGCGATAATGCGCATCGAGCAAGAGTGAGGCTAACGTCAGACTTGAACCTTCGGCATCGTTCAACCAACCTCGATTCAAATTCAACTCAGTGCTTTCGAACAAGCGCAGCTTTGAACCGTAGCTGTAGTTTAATTGCTGGTAGAGGAATTCGCGGCTGATCTCTCCGTCGAGATAACGGCCTGCCAGGGACGCGGTGGCCTGAACGGCATGTACACCGCGACTGTGCCGCTCGAACGAAGCAAAAGCACCTAGTTTCGTGACATCGGATTGAATACGAGTGTTTTGCAGATCAGGTTCGATGCCGCCGAGAAGTCCGAATGTCCAGGTGCGATTGAGAGCATATTTCATGTACACCCCGTCGAGGTAGCCGAAGCCGCGGGTTTCCCGCAAGAGCAGCCGACCCAGTCCGGCGTGAAACGGCTTTTCCTTAGGTTCGTAGGCAAGCAGCGCTTCGTAAATCCGGTTTGAGGAAAATGATCTGTTATCGTCGGATCTATTCGTTCGGCGCAGGCGTAAATTGACCCGGGCGTTGACTTCAGAGCCGGATATCCGATTCAACGATGCCCGCATGCCAAACGTCGGCTCGGTGTAATCATATGCAGTCAGCTCGCGGTCGTCCTGCAGAGCATAACCGACGTTCACACGGCCGGAAAGCTGATTGGCGCGACCGGTTCGCGACGGCTGCACACTTGGTTCCGCAGGGTCAGAGGACAACGGAGTCTCCGCAGGCAATTCCAGAACGCCGGGTTCGAGCACGACTTTTTTCGTAAGAATCATGGCAGAATCACCCACTGCAACCACGGAAGCTGCATCGGTCAAGGCGCAAGAAGAAGATTTGTCAGAGACAAAATCGACGGTTAGAAGAATCCACTCTTTGCCTGTGCGAATGATTTGAACGGAATCCCCGACGGTGACGCCCGCATCGCGACCGGCAGCGAGATAGACTGCAGTGTTCGAAACGTATTGAACGGCAGTCCGCAACTGAGCGGAACAGAGTGAAGCGGCGAGCAGCAAGAGTGAAAGTGCGGCGCTTTTCATCAGTTTTTCACTCCCGTGCGTTCAGGCTTCACTTCCTTGTGATTCCGTTTGCGAACATTGGGGCCTTCGTTCCCGTCGGGATGACAGCTATAGCATGACGTTGGCGTGTAGGTGTAGCCAGAAACGTCTTCGTGCTCGTCGTCCACGTCGCCCTGGTTGCTATGCTCATGGCAGTCGATGCAGCTGAAGGCCGCAAAGTTGCCTTGTGTCGTGTGGCATTCGCTGCAAAGATTCCACTCATCGCTGTGACGGCCGGAGTAGATTGGGAAATGCTGTTGGTCGTGATTGAAATTGGAGTTCCAATTGGACGTCGTGTGGCAATCCAGACACTCTTGCGGATAGCCTTCGTTATGATCCGGATTGTTCGCGTTGTTAAAGTCGGTTTGATGACAGAACCAGCAATCCGTTGGTGTGTTCTCAAACTGGCCATTGGTATGACAGCTCAAACAATTCACAGACACGTGCGCTCCGGTTAACGGGAAGTCGGTGTTGCTGTGATTGAAGCCGCTGTCCCAGTCATTCGTATTATGACACTGCAGGCAATCATGGGGGAAATTGTTTTCGAGATGATCGTCGGCGTCATTGTAGTCCTGTTCGTGGCAAGACCAGCAATCCGTGGGCGTGCCGTCATAGACACCGCCGACATGGCAGTCGAGGCAATTCGTCTGCACGTGCGCACCGGTTAACGGGAAGTCCGTGTTATTGTGATTGAACGTCGCTTGTTCCCAATCGACTGTGTTGTGGCACACCGCACAGTCGTGCGGGAAATTGTTCTGGACGTGATCCGATTGAGCATTATACTCCTCCTGATGGCAGGACCAGCAATCCGCCGGAGTACCGTCGTAGACACCGCCGATGTGGCAATCGAGGCAATTCGTCTGCACGTGCGCACCGGTTAGCGGGAAGTCCGTGTTATTGTGATCGAACGTCGCCTGTTCCCAATCGACCGTGTTGTGGCACACCGCACAGTCGTGCGGGAAATTGGAGGCAACATGGTTCGGGTCGGTCGTTGCATTATATTCCTCCTGATGACAGGACCAGCAATCCGCCGGCGTGCCGTCATAGACACCGCCGATGTGGCAGTCGAGGCAATTCGTCTGCACGTGCGCACCGGTTAGCGGGAAACTTGTCAGGTTGTGATCAAACAGAGCGTCATTCCAGTTGTCCGTCGAGTGACAAACTTCACAATTCTGCGGAAAATTGGAAGCAACATGGTTCGGGTCGGTCGTTGCATTATAGTCCTCCTGATGGCAAGACCAGCAATCCGCCGGAGTTCCTGAGAATTGACCACCAACGTGACACTCCAAACAATTCACTTCAATGTGCCGGCCCGTGAGCGGAAATGCTGTGAGATGGTGGTTGTCAAAATCAGCAGGACGCCAGGATTCCGTCGAGTGACATTGCTCACACGATGAACCAAAAGCAGCGGCGTCGTGAACAGGATTTGTCGCACCGTCATAGTCCGCTTGATGACAGTCGGCACAAGCCGTAGCGGTACCTGTATACTGACCTCCGACATGGCACTGTGCGCAATCGGTCAGGATGTGCGCCCCAGTCAGCGGAAATGCAGTCAGATTGTGATTGTCGAAAGCCGCGGGCCGCCACGAGTTGATGGTGTGGCATGTTTGGCATTCCTGTGGAAAGGCCCCGGCCTCGTGTGTCGGATTCTGAGCATTCGTGTAATCGGCCGAGTGACATTCCGCGCAAGCGGTCGAGGTGTTCACGTATCCCGCGGAGTGACACGCCTGACAATCGTTCAACGCATGACCGCCGGTTAATGGAAACGTCTCCGAGTGAACAAACTGCGGGCCTTTCCAGGAAGAGGCACTCACACTGTGACACTCAGTGCAGTTTTGTGAGAATCCGGCGTCAGTATGATCCGGCGTTGTTGTAGAAGCAAAGTCCTCCGCATGGCAGCCAATGCACCGCGTAACCAAGTTCACGTACTGTCCTGCAGAGTGACAGCTCTGGCAATCCAGCGAAGCATGCACACCAACCAACGGAAAACGGGTGGCATCGTGCATCCTGCGGAAGTTTACTTCATCAACCCACTGTCCGGGAGTGTGGCACTGGCCGCAGTTGCTCGTGAACTGGCCGCGATGTATGTCGGTGTGGCAGTCGACACACTGGGTTGGCGCTTCGACAAAAACCAGCGATGTGTGGCAATCAATACACTTCACACCCTTGTGTTTGCCGACAAGAGGAAACGACGTCATCGTTTCATGCGAGAAACCGCCGTCCTGCTTTAATTGCAGCCAATTGTCAGTGGTGTGGCAAAGCTGACAATCCAGGTTGAATTTTCCATGCGGGGATTCAATGGCCGCAAAAGCAACTGAAGTCAAAGACAACAGGGCGGGAAGGAGAAGGAGTGAGAATCGCGCGAGTTGGCAGTTCATGGTCGTTCGAATGAAGCTCCGCCGTGGCAATCCTTGCAGGCGGATGGGAGAGGGCGATAGAGGACAAAGGTGCCGTCAGCATCAGTTTGCGGTTTGTGGCACAAATTGCATGCGACCTGCTGATGGGCGCCGTCCAGCGGCCACTTGGAGTCGCGGTTGTGATCAAAGACAAGAGATTTCCATGCATCCGGGGTGTGACAACGGCTGCACTTGACTTTCGCTTCCGCAGTATAGTCAAGAACAAACTGATCACGGTGCGGATCCTTGTGGCAAAGTTCGCATTCCCGCGCCAGCGGGGCCATACGAATCATCTCTTCAGGCGTGCCCAGATTCTCGCGGGCATGACAGGACATGCATTCCGTTTGATCATGCTTTCCGATAAGCGGGAAACCGGTCGTTGAGTGGTCAAATGTTATATTGTGCCAGCTTTCCACATTGTGGCAGAACTCGCAGCCGTTACCGGTCATGTACTTGTCGAGCTGACCTCGATGAACATCCCGATGGCATCCTTTGCAGGTCTGATCTTCAAATACAAACTTGGCGTATGCACCATTGCGGTCGGTCAGCGAAGGGGTGTGACAAGTGATACACGGAATCGCCAAGTGACTGCCTTGAAGCGGGAATTTGCTTTGCGCGTGCTGCTCAATCCCATAGCGGGCGGGCAGGAAACCGTCTACGGTGTGGCACGACTCGCAGGCGCCGCCGTCAGTGCGTGAGGAGAATTGTCCTCGGTGCGTGTCCAGGTGACAGTCTTTGCAGGCAGCATGCGCGACCGGTTCAGTCATTCGACCAGAAGTATGACACTTGACGCACTCCAGGCCAATGTGCCTGCCAGTGAGCGGAAAGCCGGTTTTGTTGTGGTCAAAGTCCTTTGCCATTTGCGCCACTGCAAAGCTCTCCGTCGTGTGACATCCGCTGCAATTGACACCAAACTTACCTTCGTGGACGTCGTTGTGACAGGATTTGCAGTTTGCGAAATCGACTCCTTGATAGACCGAACGCTCCAGAGGACGCACGGGATCCGCAATCAACGGAGCGGTACTCTCCGGAGATGATTCCGACTTGTGACACTTCGCGCAGGCCACGTCCCTGTGTTTTCCGGTGAGGGGATATCTGGATTTGTCGTGCGAGAATTGCGGTGCGGGAGTCCACTTGTCGTAGCCATGGCAGGAGGCACAATCATTGGTCAGTTGTTCTCCATGCTCATCGGCATGACAGGAGATGCACGGCTGCGACAGTCCGAGAAAACTGCGCGCTCTGTCACTTGTCGAATCAAAGGCCGCCGCATCGGTTTGAAATGCAGTTGTATGGCACTTGGCACACTCCAGTTTGGCGTGTGCGCCCAATAGCTGATAACCGGTCCTGGAATGATCGAACTTCTCCTTGCCCTCTTTCCAATAGACAAGATTGAAGTCACGCCCGAAGTGCTCAGCGTGGCACTTGGCGCAGCGTTCACGCTTTACTTCCGCACTCGAGTGATAGCCCCGGTTTTCCTCGATGCGGCGGGCGACGGCCTTATGACATGCGAGGCACTTGGCAGCCGTCACTTCATTGCGAAGTTCGTGACATTGAGTGCAGTTGTTCAGACCTTCAAGCGCGGCATGGTATTTTGAGAGGTCGCCGGGCGAGAGTTGCGCAAACGAATTTGTTATGACTAAGATTACGAATAAGAGAGGCCAGATCATATGATTTAAGGATGGCCGCCGGGTTTTAGTTTGGGGATTGCCGCCTTGGCATAAAGTGCGAGAGTGTCTTGCGGATGCAGGGATATCAGTTCGTTCCAATGCCGACGCGCGGAATCATGGTCACCTCGATTTGCCTCAATAGCTCCGAGATTATAAAGTGCTCCCGCATGACCAGGATGATCCTTAAGTAAAGCATTCAGTTCGCTGATGGCCTCGTCCGAGCGGCCGAGGGCGGCGAATGCCCGGCTGATATCCAAGCGCACCAGCCATCCGTCGGCGGTCGTATCATCTTTCAGGAAGATCCGGTAAAATTCAATTGCTTTTTCATACTGCCCGTCCTCGAAGTAGAGATTTGCAAGTTCGAGTGCGACCGGGCCGTGACCAGGGGCGGTTTTCCACATTTCCTCCATTCGCTCAATCGGAGACATTGCAGGTGACTGTTCACTCTCCCTTTGCATTGTTTCAAAGGACGGTTCACCACCGGGCTGGGGGGCGAAGTAGATCCACAGAAAAATTGCCGGAACCAGTATCAGCGCGATTGCAAAGGCGATGCGACTGGATTTGCTTGTTTGACCGCTGTTCTTGAAATTCGCCATTTGTCAGACTTGACCAAACTTGCGTTCGAATTCGATGCCGACGCCCTTCAGGAATTCGGTCGGTAACTCACCGCCAATCATAACGAAAACCTGATCGTTTGCAAGTGTTATCGCGGTTCCCTGCTGGTCAATGGTAACTTTGTCCGGTTCTATTCTCGTTACATTTGAGTTCAAGAGCATAGTGACTTTGCCTTCTTCAACTGCAGATTCGAGCCGCGTGCGATTGCCTTCCTTTATTCGGAAGATTTTGTCACCCCGGTAGGAAAGATGGACCGTATTGCCGGGCTGTTGAGACAGTGAGAGCGCCGCCTCAACTGCGCTGTCTCCACCTCCGACGACGAGGATTTTCTTGTGATGATATTTTTGCGGGTCAAGGAGTCGATATGTAACTTTCTCGCTTTTCTCGCCCGGGCAGCCAATTTTGCGCGGGGTTCCCCGCCGACCAATCGCAAGCAGTACTTTGCGAGTCTTATATTCCGCCTTTGAGGTCACGACGCGATAAATGTGACCTTCACGCTTGATATCGCTTACCTTCTCGCCAACCTTGATTTCGAGATTGTGATTCTGAACTACCGTGGTAAGCAGCTCAAGCAATGGTTCCTTTTCGACTTCTTTCAGCTTCACCGGCCCATGCAACGGCAACTCCATCGGTTGAACCATGACAAGTTTCTGGCGCGGGTATGTGTATATTGTTCCGCCCAAATCTTCCTGGTCCACAGTAACAAATCTCAGTCCCTCCTTCTTCGCCTGGAGCGAGGCCGATATGCCTGCAGGTCCGGCACCTACAATAACCAAGTCGAGAGCTTCGCCTGATTTATCGTCCTTGACCTGCTGTGCCACGGATTCGACGGCCTGCCGTCCCTGTGAGACCGCGTTACGAATAAGTCCCATGCCGCCCAATTCCCCTGCAATGAAGATACCAGGCACGTTCGTTTCAAAGTTTCCTTTGACGTGCGGGATGTCCACTCCGCGTTTCTCAGTCCCAAAAACGAGTGTTATCGCATCGACCGGACAAGCGGCCTGACATTGACCGTGTCCAATACACCGCGCAGGATTCACCAGAGCGGCTTTCCCATTGATAAGCTGAAGGATCCCCTTTTCAGGGCAGGCCTTGGTGCAGGAACCTGAGCCAATGCAGGAATTGGGGTCAATCACCGGATGCAACGATACCGGCTGGTCAAGTCCCGCCAGAGTTGAGACTTCCAAAGTCTTGGCGGCTTCAGCACTCTTGCTTCGTTCCCGCAAGACGTAGAGGACGGGCAACCCGACTACAAGCAGACCTGTGACAACATAAATCAGGGTTTCCAGGCTCATGTCAGAATATCCAAGTGTAGCCGAGAAAGATCGCCACTGCCACATGAACGACCATAATGACCAGCATGATTATAGCAAAGGGCTTGTGGAACACATGCCAGTGATGGAGGAGCTTTCGCGCATGGCCGAGAAACGCAACACGACGTTCAAGCAATGCGCGGCGCCTGGCGAGTCTCACAAGCCGCTTGGCGTCACCGGATGAAAGTCCAGCATCCGTTTGCAACTGTCTTTTCAGCCGTCGATATCGAATTGTCGCCGACAAGTCCCGCTTCAACCATGTCAGCAATCCACCGCTAACCTGCGAATTCCATTTGAGGAACGAATCCAGAATGCTCAGCGCCACCGCATTGCCGCTCGCCTCCGAGGATAGTTGTCGCCGATAATGCTCCTCGAGCTCCTGTAGTTCCGCAGAAGACAGTTCGTCTCCTGACAGGCTGCGCGGAATCTGGACATATATATACCGACCAAGGACTCCACTTAAAGCAACTGCCATCATGGACCAAAAGGACACGGCAACAATGCCGCCGAACTTAAAGGTCGTATGGAAAATCACCAGAACTGGTCCGGTAATCCCCATCCAGATATGGTAGTTCAGCCAGTAACGGATGTCTCCCCACCCTTGCTGCATGAAGCGCAACCGTTTCCGAGCAGAGTACAGCAGGAGAATCAACATCAGCGCGCTTCCGACAATCCCAGC encodes:
- a CDS encoding serine/threonine protein kinase; protein product: MRALSERLTDRKLISRGDISSAYRARDKSLDRDVFLKILHPHFAQDEELRARFEREARAAAKLDHQNLVRIYEVGEDPHEGAFMLLEWVEGETLAARLAREKTLHASQVRTLAAALLHALAALHEAGILHRDVKPENILCRRDGLFKLTDFSLALLSDAPKLTYHNAVVGTPAYLAPELARGKSPSERSDLFAVGVVLYEAATGINPFAADSLLESLRRVREEEPDWLLLSSLESDKALELLIRTCLTKEAGDRPATASNALNLLAGEPSSANVQPVSRLRTYIFPITAAIFSIVVAVILWPDGGRKKDVVPAIVSRDSSAVSESTPDTSKTVNLQSSETESARKQEPVKTIESRKPDTAVSVKSAASTDSQSIIPDSVDLFLDTFPWAHVSLNGVDLGTTPLGKSLRLPRGQHVFVLRNPAFPPIQANLELTADSRRQIKLAEHVQHVEVSVEPWGDIYLDNERIGTSPLNRLLTVLPGTHTLRITHTVLPQLEKSWQAAAGDTIRIHANLQTSELAIRTPGEKN
- a CDS encoding sigma-54-dependent Fis family transcriptional regulator, with amino-acid sequence MSTGLLTSEQVLHAGQKLLELRPLEEVFHSVLDIAAQAMHAETAMIILSSSGSLSLAAVHQTRGESRTLDEVSQSLIKESIDSNKPILTESAVEDPRFSGKSSIILQHIQSAAIVPLSGRNAVEGALYLDSRSDRDLFRKENLAPLSTLAAFATLAIENARRYDRARSEIAALKSNDNKRLLIGDSHPMRELYSLIARVAPNDLPVIITGESGTGKELIAREIHRTSPRANKPFLALYCGNVSSELFESELFGHKKGSFTGASVDKQGLVEAAEGGTLFLDEVADIPVSIQAKLLRYLQESEYRRVGDVEIRKANVRIVTATNKNLQTEIQAGRFREDLYYRLFILPIVSPPLRDRRSDIPLLVHHFLRKVGNKVSGISPEALRRLQSYSWPGNVRELENTIVRAAVITRSDRIEVDDISHQGITKETSGNEDLSWKAAEKNHILQVLDLCNGNRSKAAVILGISRRYLHYKLKEWEEQSLS
- a CDS encoding cytochrome C, producing the protein MIWPLLFVILVITNSFAQLSPGDLSKYHAALEGLNNCTQCHELRNEVTAAKCLACHKAVARRIEENRGYHSSAEVKRERCAKCHAEHFGRDFNLVYWKEGKEKFDHSRTGYQLLGAHAKLECAKCHTTAFQTDAAAFDSTSDRARSFLGLSQPCISCHADEHGEQLTNDCASCHGYDKWTPAPQFSHDKSRYPLTGKHRDVACAKCHKSESSPESTAPLIADPVRPLERSVYQGVDFANCKSCHNDVHEGKFGVNCSGCHTTESFAVAQMAKDFDHNKTGFPLTGRHIGLECVKCHTSGRMTEPVAHAACKDCHLDTHRGQFSSRTDGGACESCHTVDGFLPARYGIEQHAQSKFPLQGSHLAIPCITCHTPSLTDRNGAYAKFVFEDQTCKGCHRDVHRGQLDKYMTGNGCEFCHNVESWHNITFDHSTTGFPLIGKHDQTECMSCHARENLGTPEEMIRMAPLARECELCHKDPHRDQFVLDYTAEAKVKCSRCHTPDAWKSLVFDHNRDSKWPLDGAHQQVACNLCHKPQTDADGTFVLYRPLPSACKDCHGGASFERP
- a CDS encoding tetratricopeptide repeat protein produces the protein MANFKNSGQTSKSSRIAFAIALILVPAIFLWIYFAPQPGGEPSFETMQRESEQSPAMSPIERMEEMWKTAPGHGPVALELANLYFEDGQYEKAIEFYRIFLKDDTTADGWLVRLDISRAFAALGRSDEAISELNALLKDHPGHAGALYNLGAIEANRGDHDSARRHWNELISLHPQDTLALYAKAAIPKLKPGGHP
- a CDS encoding NAD(P)-binding domain-containing protein; this encodes MSLETLIYVVTGLLVVGLPVLYVLRERSKSAEAAKTLEVSTLAGLDQPVSLHPVIDPNSCIGSGSCTKACPEKGILQLINGKAALVNPARCIGHGQCQAACPVDAITLVFGTEKRGVDIPHVKGNFETNVPGIFIAGELGGMGLIRNAVSQGRQAVESVAQQVKDDKSGEALDLVIVGAGPAGISASLQAKKEGLRFVTVDQEDLGGTIYTYPRQKLVMVQPMELPLHGPVKLKEVEKEPLLELLTTVVQNHNLEIKVGEKVSDIKREGHIYRVVTSKAEYKTRKVLLAIGRRGTPRKIGCPGEKSEKVTYRLLDPQKYHHKKILVVGGGDSAVEAALSLSQQPGNTVHLSYRGDKIFRIKEGNRTRLESAVEEGKVTMLLNSNVTRIEPDKVTIDQQGTAITLANDQVFVMIGGELPTEFLKGVGIEFERKFGQV